A region from the Aegilops tauschii subsp. strangulata cultivar AL8/78 chromosome 5, Aet v6.0, whole genome shotgun sequence genome encodes:
- the LOC109769589 gene encoding protein NUCLEAR FUSION DEFECTIVE 4 yields the protein MDSSFGRRSSNHDGEWRRWAVLVATVWVQALTGTNFDFSAYSSALKASMGVSQQSLNYLATASDLGKAFGWSSGLALLYMPLPAVLLLSAALGLASYALQYGILLPSSTLAATLPYPAVFLICLAAGCSICWFNTVCFVVCIRSFSAANRPLALSLSISFNGLSAAFYTLFANALSPYSPSVYLLLNAILPLAASIIALPAILLCHPHDHSSLRTVPKHDRRVFLCFYTIAFVTGIYLVTFGSVTTTSSAARAILMGAMALLTLPLIIPAASSCSSVGTHDPDTELTFNHNDPQKPLLLNHDDHTETNGSMAHKTVEWQPKGCCCGTILDKGCVLVLGEEHSAKKLIRCVDFWLYYTAYFCGATVGLVYSNNLGQIAQSLQCQPQLTMLLAVYSSCSFFGRLLSALPDFLHRRVSFARTGWLAVALVPMPVAFFLMWKLHDVNTLIAGTALIGLSSGFIFAAAVSVTSELFGPNSIGVNHNILITNIPLGSLLYGQIAALVYDANGLKSTVLDNLTGTVDTMIVCMGAKCYSNTFFVWGCITVLGLVSSIALFLRTRQAYATAAGQSSCKHHSQVLS from the exons ATGGACAGCAGCTTCGGCCGCCGGAGCAGCAACCATGACGGCGAGTGGCGGCGGTGGGCGGTGCTGGTGGCGACGGTGTGGGTGCAGGCGCTGACGGGGACCAACTTCGACTTCTCGGCCTACTCGTCGGCGCTCAAGGCCTCCATGGGCGTCTCCCAGCAGTCGCTCAACTACCTGGCCACCGCCTCCGACCTCGGCAAGGCCTTCGGCTGGTCCTCGGGGCTGGCGCTGCTCTACATGCCGCTGCCGGCGGTGCTGCTCCTGTCCGCCGCGCTCGGCCTCGCCTCCTACGCGCTCCAGTACGgcatcctcctcccctcctccacgcTCGCCGCCACCCTCCCCTACCCCGCG GtgttcttgatctgcctggcagCAGGGTGCAGCATCTGCTGGTTCAACACGGTCTGCTTCGTGGTCTGCATACGCAGCTTCTCCGCAGCCAACCGCCCCCTGGCCCTCTCCCTCTCCATAAGCTTCAACGGGCTCAGCGCTGCCTTCTACACCCTCTTCGCAAACGCTCTCTCCCCTTACTCACCATCCGTCTACCTCCTCCTCAATGCCATCCTCCCCCTCGCCGCCTCCATCATTGCGCTCCCAGCGATCCTCCTCTGCCACCCACATGATCACAGCAGCCTCCGCACTGTGCCAAAGCATGACAGGCGTGTCTTCCTCTGCTTCTACACCATCGCATTTGTCACCGGCATATATTTAGTGACCTTCGGTTCTGTCACCACAACCAGCTCTGCTGCAAGGGCCATCCTCATGGGCGCCATGGCCCTCCTCACACTTCCTCTCATCATCCCTGCCGCCTCGAGTTGTTCTAGTGTGGGCACACATGATCCTGACACTGAATTGACATTCAACCACAACGATCCACAGAAGCCGCTCCTTCTCAACCATGATGACCACACAGAGACCAACGGAAGCATGGCGCATAAAACAGTGGAATGGCAGCCCAAGGGCTGTTGCTGTGGGACGATACTGGACAAGGGCTGTGTGTTGGTTCTTGGTGAGGAGCATAGTGCAAAGAAGCTCATCCGGTGTGTCGATTTTTGGCTCTACTACACAGCGTACTTCTGTGGTGCCACTGTTGGGCTGGTGTACAGCAACAACTTGGGGCAGATTGCGCAATCGTTGCAATGTCAACCACAGCTCACAATGCTTCTTGCAGTTTACTCCTCTTGCTCCTTCTTTGGCCGCCTTCTCTCTGCACTCCCTGACTTCCTTCACAG GAGGGTGTCATTTGCTCGGACAGGGTGGCTTGCGGTGGCGTTGGTGCCCATGCCAGTGGCTTTCTTCTTAATGTGGAAATTGCACGATGTAAACACTCTGATAGCAGGAACGGCGTTAATTGGCCTAAGCTCAGGTTTCATCTTCGCTGCGGCAGTGTCCGTGACATCCGAGCTATTTGGACCAAATAGCATCGGTGTGAACCACAACATCCTCATCACCAATATCCCTCTTGGCTCACTCCTCTACGGACAGATTGCCGCCCTGGTATATGATGCGAATGGCCTAAAGAGTACAGTACTGGACAACCTCACTGGCACGGTTGACACCATGATAGTGTGCATGGGTGCGAAGTGCTACTCAAACACATTCTTTGTGTGGGGCTGCATCACAGTGCTGGGCTTGGTATCAAGCATAGCCCTATTCTTGAGAACAAGACAGGCTTATGCTACTGCTGCTGGTCAATCTAGTTGTAAGCACCATAGCCAAGTTTTGAGTTGA